Proteins from a genomic interval of Thamnophis elegans isolate rThaEle1 chromosome 2, rThaEle1.pri, whole genome shotgun sequence:
- the ASB14 gene encoding ankyrin repeat and SOCS box protein 14 translates to MAASTRDICDFNLYDTTKMHDEEAEDDISMQLVIQQSLHDIPGSKTVTIAKSDSFCFTTTPDYRKIITAIRTVKSFILITGEEESLLQLMRNGPAFQEVDAQGWLPLHEAAVQPNKTILEITLKASHPTVWQRTNLKGETPLFLAVDKCLVENVNVLLINGFDPDTKNEEEDSALIIAIKHESYEIASLLIQFGANANLQCINKRTALHEAARLGLKDMVELLLWSKADPDPRSSYGLTPLALAAQNGHTEILELLLRKGANILSQASDSASILFEAAGGGNPDSISLLLEYGADANVPKQSGHLPIHRAAYRGHFLALQILIPVTDISAIKESGISPLHSAAAGGHSQCLEFLLKSGFEANFMLHRRIQKNYDDERRSALYFAVSNGDIKSAHLLLDAGALPNQDPVNCLQVALRMGNYELISLLLRHGANVNYFCRVNTTHFPSALQYTLKDEVLLRMLLNYGYNVSSCFDCPHGDSKHSKYLFEGWTSTVIKDTMFCEVITLSWLKHLSGKVVRVMLDYVDHIRICSKLQDTLREQKLWPEINAILSNTRSLQHLCRLRIRKCLGRLRLRCPVFLTFLPLPNRLKEYILYKEYDLYGQGHLKGIY, encoded by the exons ATGGCTGCTAGTACCAGAGAT ATATGTGATTTTAACCTGTACGATACTACAAAAATGCATGATGAGGAAGCCGAGGATGACATCTCTATGCAGCTTGTCATTCAGCAAAGCCTGCATGACATACCCGGGAGCAAGACGGTGACTATTGCAAAGAGTGACAG CTTTTGTTTCACAACAACTCCAGATTACAGAAAGATCATCACTGCCATTCGGACAGTTAA ATCTTTCATACTCATAACAGGTGAAGAAGAGTCTTTACTTCAGTTGATGAGGAATGGACCTGCTTTTCAGGAAGTAGACGCTCAAGGTTGGCTTCCTCTTCATGAAGCAGCAGTACAACCAAACAAGACTATTCTAGAAATTACTTTGAAAG CCTCACACCCTACTGTCTGGCAACGGACCAACCTGAAAGGAGAAACTCCTCTGTTTCTAGCTGTGGACAAATGCCTTGTGGAAAATGTCAATGTCCTGCTAATCAATGGGTTTGATCCTGATACTAAGAATGAAGAAGAAGATTCTGCTTTAATTATTG cAATTAAACATGAATCGTATGAAATTGCTTCCTTATTGATACAATTTGGTGCCAATGCCAATCTACAGTGTATCAACAAAAGGACAGCTTTACATGAGGCAGCCAGATTAGGCTTGAAAGATATGGTGGAATTATTGCTTTGGTCGAAAGCAGATCCAGATCCACGAAGTTCATATGGGCTCACCCCTCTAGCATTGGCAGCACAGAATGGGCATACAGAAATTCTGGAACTCCTACTGCGCAAAG GTGCCAACATCCTTTCCCAAGCATCAGATTCTGCATCTATATTATTTGAGGCTGCTGGAGGAGGAAACCCAGATTCCATCTCTCTCCTACTAGAATATGGAGCTGATGCCAATGTACCAAAGCAATCCGGTCATCTTCCTATCCATAGAGCTGCTTATAGAGGTCATTTCTT GGCTTTACAGATTTTGATCCCAGTCACGGATATCAGTGCCATAAAGGAGAGTGGAATCAGCCCACTTCACTCGGCGGCAGCAGGAGGACATTCTCAGTGTCTTGAATTTCTACTCAAATCTGGGTTTGAGGCTAATTTTATGTTGCATCGAAGAATTCAGAAAAACTACGATGATGAGAGAAGGTCAGCCCTGTATTTTGCAGTCTCTAATGGGGATATTAAGTCCGCTCATTTGCTCCTGGATGCCGGAGCCCTACCAAATCAAGACCCCGTTAATTGCCTCCAAGTGGCCTTGAGAATGGGTAACTATGAACTCATCAGTCTCCTGCTTCGCCATGGAGCCAACGTGAATTACTTTTGTAGAGTCAATACCACCCATTTTCCATCGGCCTTACAGTACACACTGAAAGATGAAGTCCTGTTAAGGATGTTGCTGAATTATGGATACAATGTTTCCAGCTGTTTTGATTGTCCTCATGGAGACAGCAAGCATTCCAAGTACTTATTTGAAGGGTGGACCTCAACTGTTATCAAAGACACAATG ttCTGTGAAGTGATTACACTGTCATGGTTAAAGCACCTGTCCGGGAAGGTGGTGCGAGTGATGCTAGACTATGTAGATCATATTAGAATATGCTCTAAACTTCAAGATACTCTTCGAGAACAAAAACTGTGGCCAGAAATCAATGCAATTTTGT caaaCACACGTTCTTTGCAACATCTTTGCCGTCTGAGAATCCGGAAATGCTTAGGACGTTTACGTCTGCGCTGTCCTGTCTTCCTGACATTTCTGCCATTACCAAACCGCTTGAAAGAATATATCCTCTATAAGGAGTATGACCTCTATGGACAAGGACATCTAAAAGGAATCTACTAA